A genomic region of Mesorhizobium sp. NZP2077 contains the following coding sequences:
- a CDS encoding DUF6460 domain-containing protein: MSALTRFLGDSPFRVILKLLVVSFLVGLVMNAFGWSPMDVFYGIQKFFMDLWNLGFHAIDRFLGYILLGAAIVVPAFILLRIANYRK, translated from the coding sequence TTGTCCGCACTGACGCGCTTTCTCGGCGACTCGCCATTCAGGGTGATCCTGAAGCTGCTGGTGGTGTCGTTCCTCGTTGGCCTTGTCATGAATGCCTTCGGCTGGTCGCCGATGGATGTGTTTTACGGCATCCAGAAATTCTTCATGGACCTGTGGAACCTGGGCTTCCACGCCATCGACCGCTTCCTCGGTTACATCCTGCTGGGTGCCGCGATCGTCGTGCCTGCTTTCATCCTGCTCAGGATCGCCAACTACCGGAAATGA
- a CDS encoding galactosyltransferase Lgt5, translating to MDDERRETRPDGAIEPVVNAVWIGASLDDLHAACLRSFVLAGHRTRLHCYDIPGNMPPGVETVDASKLMPRERIVYYKSNGSPSLFSNLFRLKILEAGLGLYVDCDVFCVRPIPRQDYIFGYQTGDQLNGAVLKLPAGSQTLIEMLKFADDPYYIVPWLVRSKLLRYRFRKFIGLPIHISNYSWGKLGPEAITYFTRETGTIHHAAPIDVFYPVSHHQVALLVDPHLSLADIGTPRTLCIHLFDHTLSQWMKGRAIPASSPLGQLLERCGFSATVRS from the coding sequence ATGGATGACGAACGTCGAGAGACAAGGCCGGACGGCGCCATCGAGCCAGTCGTCAACGCCGTCTGGATCGGCGCGTCGCTGGACGATCTGCATGCAGCCTGCCTGCGTTCCTTCGTGCTGGCGGGTCACCGCACGCGTCTTCATTGTTACGACATCCCAGGCAATATGCCGCCCGGCGTCGAGACGGTCGACGCCTCGAAACTGATGCCGAGGGAGCGGATCGTCTACTACAAGTCGAACGGAAGCCCCTCGCTGTTTTCCAATCTTTTCCGTTTGAAGATCCTGGAGGCGGGGCTCGGTCTATACGTCGATTGCGATGTGTTCTGTGTCAGACCAATACCGAGGCAGGACTATATTTTCGGCTATCAGACCGGTGATCAGCTCAATGGCGCGGTGCTGAAATTGCCGGCCGGCAGCCAGACACTGATCGAGATGCTGAAGTTCGCGGACGATCCCTACTACATCGTGCCATGGCTCGTGCGCTCGAAGCTGCTGCGCTACAGGTTCCGCAAATTCATAGGCCTGCCGATCCACATCTCCAATTACAGCTGGGGCAAGCTGGGACCCGAGGCGATCACCTATTTCACCCGCGAAACCGGCACCATTCATCACGCGGCACCGATCGACGTCTTCTACCCGGTTAGCCATCATCAGGTCGCCTTGCTGGTCGATCCGCATCTCTCGCTTGCCGATATCGGAACACCGCGCACCCTGTGCATCCATTTGTTCGATCATACGCTGAGCCAATGGATGAAGGGCCGCGCCATTCCGGCGAGCTCGCCGCTCGGCCAGCTACTGGAGCGGTGCGGATTTTCCGCGACCGTCAGAAGCTAG
- a CDS encoding outer membrane protein: protein MSSQAKIVMTAGVLGICLLGPAMAADFSPTYNDPPAFQWSGAYVGVHGGTSFTRMPNPFADRNGFSGGVQAGYNQQMGPAVLGAEIEGSYLGGAEHDVHGGKIKEKWRGAAKAKAGVSFDQTLLFGTGGVALTKFDKGDNVTSADGWKVGYLLGAGIEQGFAGGLSAKVEYDYVRTPGVETTSALGTSKTTIGSHELKAGINYRF, encoded by the coding sequence GTGTCCTCTCAAGCAAAGATCGTCATGACGGCCGGTGTCCTTGGCATCTGCCTTCTCGGGCCGGCGATGGCCGCCGACTTTTCACCGACCTACAATGATCCCCCCGCCTTCCAGTGGAGCGGCGCCTATGTCGGCGTCCATGGCGGCACCTCGTTCACAAGGATGCCCAATCCGTTCGCCGATCGAAATGGCTTCAGCGGCGGCGTTCAGGCAGGCTACAACCAGCAGATGGGTCCGGCGGTCCTCGGCGCCGAGATCGAAGGCTCCTATCTGGGCGGCGCCGAACATGACGTCCATGGCGGCAAGATCAAGGAGAAATGGCGTGGTGCCGCCAAGGCCAAGGCAGGCGTGAGCTTCGACCAGACGCTGTTGTTTGGAACCGGTGGCGTTGCGCTGACCAAATTCGACAAGGGCGACAATGTCACCAGCGCCGATGGATGGAAGGTGGGCTATCTGCTGGGCGCCGGCATCGAGCAGGGCTTTGCCGGCGGGCTGTCCGCCAAGGTCGAGTACGACTATGTCCGCACCCCTGGCGTCGAGACGACATCGGCCCTTGGCACGTCCAAGACGACGATCGGCAGCCATGAGCTGAAGGCCGGCATCAACTACCGGTTTTAG